AATATAATCATCGCCCTCTATAAATGGGGTATTCTCGCGAATCTTGTCATAAAGAAATTTAACGTCTTGATCTATAAAATATGGTGCTAAGTGTCCGCCGAGAATATATTTTGTGTCGATAAATAAATGCAGGTTAGTTATAAAATTTGCAAGATATTCAAGAAATATTCTCCAGCGTTTTGACTCATTTAGCTTATCAGCCCGCACTCGTTCAAAAAATTTATCGGGACTCTTCCCTTCGCCTATTAATGCAGTCATTGAGCATACAGTCTCAAAGCAGCCGTGCAGACCGCAATAACATAAATCGCCGTCTTCTTTTGCCCGTATATGTTCAAAAGTTGCGCTGTGTCTGTGAATACCGTTAATAATTCTGCGCTCGCTTATTATTGCCCCGCCTAAATGCACACTCATTGATAAATAAATCGCGTTTCTTAACTCAGGCGACACCCATAATTCAGACAACGCAGCCCCGTCCGGTTCATGAACGAACATACAAGGATAATCAAGCCACTTTGTGAACACGTCAATTTTTAAGCCCGTGCACTTGAGAATTTCACCGTAAATTACAGTCTGGCCGTCTTCAGAGACTAGACACTGCAAAGCAAAGCCTATACCTAAAATTTTTTGTGATGCATTCTTGAGAGTCAGTGAGTCTATAAAATTTTTAACTCGTTCGCTGATATATTTAAAATATGACTCGTTATTATTGAATTCGATTTCTATTATTTCATAATTAATTTTTTCGGCGTATAAATTTATTGCAATTATCTTCACGGCCTCGCGCAAAATTTCGACTCCGATTGCGATTTTATGTTCAGAATCAGCGGCCCAGATTATAGGCTTTCTTCCGGCAGATTGTGAGGGTTCAGGCTGCAAATTTTCTTGAATTATTAAGCATTCTTCCTGAAGTTCACGCAAATTATATGCAACAGTAGGGCGGCTTATGTTGAGAGCCGAAGAAATTTCCTGCTGGGAGATTCCTTTATGGCCTTGCTTGTAAATTAATTCGTAGATTCTATTATGATTATTTTCGCGTATTTGTGCCGGTGTGATGCTTTTTACCATAAAAAATTTTCTCCTTTCGTGATAGAAATCGCTATAAATATAATAAATATTATACATTTTTGCATTGATAAATAATATTATTTCGTGTTTAATTATGTCAATCAATTTTATAAAACTATTTTACATAATTATATAAATCTTCGTAACTGCTTTATTTATACGTGAGCAGAGTATTATTTGCTGTACGTGAATTTAATAAAAATTTTGCGGGCGTTATTACAAGTTCGCATTATCGTGTAAGAGATTTTGCGAGTCAAAAAATTTGTGTCGTTAATCACGGCACTTAGTAATAAATATAAAGGAGGCAGCTTTAAAAGTGGGTATCATCGAAAAAATGCGTCTTGACGGCAAAAAAGGTTTTGTTACCGGAGCAGCCCGGGGAATCGGCAAGTGTACAGCTACGGCATTTGCTGAGGCGGGGGCAGATGTCGCAATAGTTGACATGGATCTTGAGACAGCAGAATCAACCGCAAAAGAAATCGCAGCTTCTACAGGACGTAAAATTATCGCGCTAAAATGTGATGTAACAGTTGAAGAGCAAGTACAATCAATGGTAAATCAAGTTATTGCGGAGTTAGGCGGACTGAATTTCTGTCATGCAAACGCCGGAATCTGCATAAACGAGTCAGCCGATAAAATGAGTTATTCTCAATGGCTGAAAGTTATTAACGTAAATCTCAATAGTGTATTCTTGACTGATACGATAGCGGGCAGATATATGCTCTCACACGGGGGCGGCTCGATAATTAATACTGCCTCAATGAGTGCTCATATCGTGAACGTTCCGCAGCCTCAATGTGCTTATAATGCGTCAAAGGCCGGAGTCATTCAGCTGACAAAATCGCTCGCTGTCGAATGGGCAAAACGCGGAGTCCGTGTAAATTCAATTAGTCCCGGCTATATCGGAACAGATTTGACTCTGAGCTCTGAATTTCTCAAGCCCTTAATTGCAAAATGGAACGAATTATCACCGGTCGGCAGGCTCGGCAAACCTGAAGAACTCGAGTCAATCTGCGTATACTTGGCCGGAGACACAAGCACATTCACAACTGGTGCAGATTTTGCGCTTGACGGTGCATTTACGTGCTTTTAATTATGGGAATCATGCTTTTATAGCGTGAAAATAAAATTTTTTATCGCAAAGGAGATATTTATATCATGAAGAAATTTTTACTCGCTCTGTTATGTGCAATTTTTGTTGTGCTCCCTGTAATGGCTTATGCTGCTGACACGGCCAAGACTGAAGGAATCAAAGCAAGCCCGGAATTTTACGCAAAAGCCGATATGTCAGTTCTTAAGGGCAAGAAAATCGGAATCACTATTCAATCACTGCAAAATGCCTACTGGGCGGGAGTTATGACAGCATTGCGCGAGATTTTGACGGAGGCCGGGGCAGAGTTCACGATTGTTGCATGTAATGACAGCTCGGCGACTCAGATTGGCCAGATTGAAAATTTTGTATCCGCCGGCTGTGATTTAATAATGGTACACCCTTCAGATGCAAACGCCGTTGAAGATGCCTGTGCAGAAGCTAGGAATTTCGGCATTAAAGTAATGTGCTGGGACGACCCTATGAAGAATACTGACGGGAACTGGATATTAAATAATACTGACTTGGGTATAGCAATCGGCGAACTTGCAGGAGATTTCATTAATCAGCACTATTCAACCGAGAAGAAAGCGCAGGTTGCAGTTATCGGTTATCCTCAGACAGTTATATTGCTTGAGCGCGAGAACGGAATCAAGCAGGGACTCGAGAATAAAGCAGCCGGAAAATATGAAATCGTAGCTTCTCAGGCAGCCCTTGAGCCAAATATCGCACAAAACGCAATGGAAATTATATTACAGGCTCACCCTGACTGCAGAGTCGTAACTGGTATAGGCGCGGGCCCCATGATCGGAGCAGATGAGGCACTCCAAATTGCAACGGGCGGCAAAATTCCCGATGACATGGGAGTCTTCACAACCGACGTAACTAAGCAGCAATTAGGACAGCTCGCAGATCCCACTTATCCGGCAAAGGGCATTATCGGCTTTGAAGGTTCAGACGAGGACACAGCGAGGGCTTGTGCTTCAATGTATGCTTTAATTCTCGGCGGAAAACTTGAACATAAAAACGTATTCAGGGGAGTTACTCCTATTACGCCTGAGACAGTCGCAAAAATTATGTCAGGTATGAAATAAAATCACGCAAAATTTTTCAGGCTTCCCGCTCAAATGGGAGGCCTCTTTTATGAATTCTACAGGAGGTGTAAACTTTGGCAAATAATGATAATGATTATGTTCTCGAACTCGAACACATAAGAAAAGAATATCCCGGAGTTATTGCTTTAAAAGATGTTACGCTGCAATTAAGACGAGGCGAAATTTTAGGACTCATAGGTGAAAATGGTGCTGGGAAGTCTACACTCATAAAATGCTGTTCGGGCGCAGTTATTCCTACTTCAGGAAAAATTAAGATCAACGGCAAAGAGTTCACGAGAATGACTCCCCAGTTAGCAGCAGAAAACGGAATTGCAATAATTTATCAGGAATTTAACAATGTCGGGGAATTATCAGCAGCTGAAAATATGTTCTTAGGCCGACCGATACTTAAGAAAAACGGAATTATTATAGATCGCAAAGCAATGGAAGAAGAGGCCGCAAAAGCATTTGAGCAGCTAAATATAAAAATTAACCCCCGCACGCTCGTTAAAAATCTTTCAGTAGGTTATCAGCAAATGGTCGAAATCGCAAAGGCAATACAGCAAAACGCCCAAGTCTTAATAATGGACGAACCCAGCGCGCCTTTGACAACAAATGAAGTAGAAAGCATGTTCAAAGTTGTAGAATTATTAAAATCCCGCGGAGTCTCAATTATATATATTTCTCACAGGCTCGAAGAAATTTTTAGACTCAGTGACAGAATCGAAGTAATTAGAGATGGCGAATATGTTGACACTCTTATAACTGACAAGGACCCCGCGACTATTCCTCATCAAGTTGACGAGCTTATAAAATTAATGGTCGGCCGCGAAATGACGCAGAAATACCCGCCTCGTGAGCCCTGTATACGTGATGAAGTAGTTCTTAAATTAGAACATGTTTACGGGAACGGGGATCAAGATATTTCTTTTGAAGTCCATGCGGGAGAAGTTCTCGGACTGGGCGGACTCGTTGGAGCAGGACGCACGGAAATAGCACAGGTAATTTTCGGAGCAAAGCCAAAAGAATCCGGCAAAATTATATTCATGGGCAAAGAAATTAACCCTAAAGCACCCAGAGCAGCAATAGATCACGGGATCGCGCTTTTACCTGAAGACAGGAAGAGGCACGGCGCATTGTTGACTAACTCAATCAAGAATAATATTTCAATGCCGATCTATGAAAGAATCTCAAAGGGTACTGTCATAAATAAGAAACGCGAGCACTCAATCGCCGAGGGTTATCGTGAAGATATTCAAATAAAGTGTCCCAGCATCCACCAGTTAGTAAAGAACTTAAGCGGGGGCAATCAGCAGAAAGTCATATTAGCAAAATGGCTCGCTGCACAGTCTAAATTAATTATATTTGACGAACCTACGCGGGGGATCGATGTCGGCGCAAAATTTGAGATTTACAAGCTGATTAATGACCTAGTAGAAGACGGAGTCGCAGTGTTAATGATTTCGTCCGAAATGGAAGAGTTAATGGGCATGTCAGATAGAATTATAGTACTCGCTGAAAATAAAGTGATGGGCGAATTGCAAAAAAATGAATTTAACGCGGATTTAATTATGTCATATGCGTCCGGCGTTGTTCCTGATAAAGATAAAAAGTTAGTTAAGGAGGCTTCTTAATTCATGAATGAGAATAAATTTTTGTCAGTATTCAAGCAAAATGCAATATGGCTTGTGTTTATAGTCGAGATAGCAATTTTCGCATATTTCAACCCGAAATTTTTATCACTTGCAAATATCGTAAATATCTCGCGTCAGGTCTCATATTACGGCATAGCGTCAATAGGCATGACATTTGTTATATTAATTGCCGGTATAGATTTGTCAATCGGGTCAATTATTGCGCTCGTTAATGTCGTCTGTGCTTACTTAATGATGAATATGGGCTGGAACATGTGGCTGGCGATTTTGATTTCTATCTTGATGGCAATATTAATCGGAATTCTTAACGGCTGGATGGTTGCGTCAATAGGGATTCCTGCGATTATAGCGACTTTTGCATCACAGACTATTTTTAGGGGAGTTGCTTATTTGCTTTCAGGCGGTCTACCCATTCCCGGAGTCGTCCTTGAGAATCCTACGTTCGGATTTTTCGCGCGGTGGTCATTAAATCGCTGGGAGTTATTCAAGTCTATGGGTAATATCGGCTTGATTCCTATATGCGCTATTATAATGATTCTGTGCTTTGCTGCTGGGAGCTTTATATTAAATAAATCGTATTTCGGACGATATTTTTACGCGATCGGTGGTAATGAAGAAGCCTCAGAATTATCAGGAATCAGAGTCAACCGCATGAAATATTTAATTTATGCATTGTCGGGCTTCTTTGCGGGCTTGGCGGGAATAGTATTATTATCTCGTTCAGGCTCGGCACAGAGTACGGCGGCTATAGGCTTTGAATTTGAAGTAATAACTTGTGTAGTACTCGGCGGCGTGTCAGTTGCAGGCGGAATCGGTAAAATGTCCGGAGTCATTGCGGGTGTGTTAATTATCGGCTCGCTTAAAAGCGGAATGATCATGATGAACGTCAGCGAATATACACAAATGGTAGTTCAGGGCTTAGTTTTGGCAATTGCGGTCGGTGTAGATTGTTTCTCGAAAAAACGTCAGGTCAATTAAAGATTTTTCATGCTCCTGTCATATAATTAAATAAATTAATTTGATGGGAGTATTTTATTTTACATGTACGAAGATTTTTATAACGAGATTGACCCGAAAAAGCGTTTTGCTATTCTTGACTCAATGCCTGAAAGTCCTGACTCTCAAATTATGCTGGAAATTTATAATGATAGATTTTCAGATCATGAGGGCAAGGGACGCAAAAATATTGACTGGTGGCTATGGCGGTGTGTCTGTCTTCAAGTTTTGTGCAACAGAGGGGGATTTTTCAGGAAGTCCCGCGATAGAGAAGTACTCGCTATAATTAACGAGCTTCATACGGACTGCAATGACGAGACCCGCAAACGTTTTCTATATTATGAATACAGGAACACAGCCAAGCGTTATTTATCGACCTGTAAGAGTTCAGATTATGCCAGTTCGTTTTTAGGATTCAGACGTGCCAGCGATGAAGAAAAAATTTTACGGGCTTGTCTTGATATTTGGCAGATGTCGGCGGGTGTAGCGAAATCTTCAGGATTCACTGATAAAATGCAAAACTGGATCGACGCTTTGAGGGACGAATTATTTAATTATGATTCTATATGCAAATCTGAATATGAGCGTTTGAATCAATAAAAATTTTTATATTTAATATCTAATCAGGAGGCAAATTTTATCATGTCAGAGTTAATGACTCAGCAATTAATGACAGAACCTAAGCATATTACATTTAGGGAAGTCGAGAAACCGAAGCCCGGCCCCGATCAAGTTCTAGTGAAAATCAAGAAAATCGGTATCTGCGGCTCTGATATTCACGTTTATCACGGGACTCACCCGTATACTTCTTATCCTGTAACACAGGGTCATGAAGTGTCCGGCCAAATTGTAGAAGTCGGCGAATATGTTAAAGATTTACACGTCGGGCAAAAAATTACGATTGAGCCTCAAGTTTTCTGCGGCCGCTGTTATCCGTGTTTACATGGGAAGTATAATTTATGTGAGCATTTGAAGGTCATGGGATTCCAGACGACTGGGACTGCGAGCGATTATTTTGCAGTCGACTCAAGCAAAGTTACTCCGATCCCTGAAGATATGCCCTATTCACAAGGCGCAATGCTTGAACCCTTAGCGGTTACTGTACACGCTGCGAAAAGATTCCCGGATCTCAAGGGCGCAAAAGTTGTCGTGCTGGGCTGCGGACCGATCGGAATTTTACTCGTTCAATCTTTAAAGGCTCTCGGAGCTGCTCAAGTTTTCGCTACAGATATTTCTGATAAGAGGCTCGAACTTGCAAAGAGTCTCGGTGCTGATTTCGCAGTCAATACAATGAAAGAAGATTACGCCGCTGAACTTGTAAAAGCATTCGGACCTGATAAAGCTGACGTAATTTATGAGTGCGCCGGAACTGATATAACAATGAATCAGGCTATACAGAACGCCCGCAAAGGAAGTACTATAATTCTTGTAGCAGTATTCGGCAAAATGGCAAATGTAGATCTCGCGAAATTAAATGACTCCGAGCTTGATTTAAATACGTCAATGATGTATAGACATGAAGATTTTGTTGACGCTATTAAATTTGTGAAAGAGGGCAAAGTCCAGTTAAAGCCCTTACAGAGTGCGAGATTTGCTTTTAAAGACTTCCAGAAAGCATATGAGTACATTGACGCGAATCGAGAAACTACAATGAAAGTTATTATCGATGTTGATCCGTTGGAGGAGTAATTTATGAAGCTAAATTATAAAGGTTTAGCCGATAAAGACTCGTGGCATAAAGCTGGAATCTCTTTACCGTCATATAATCCTGAAGAGTTAGCAGCAAAGACCCGCAATAATCCCCGCTGGGTTCACTTTGGAATCGGAAATATTTTCAGAATCTTTATAGGCGGCATTGCTGACAAGTTAATTAATTCGGGACTCTTAGATCGCGGCATAACTTGTATAGAAACTTTTGATTATGACGTTGTTGATAAAATTTATAGGCCGTTCGATAATTTGGCACTGGCTGTAACTCTTTACGGGGACGGTCATACAGATAAAAGAGTCTTAGGTTCACTCAGCGAGTCAATAAAATCTACAGAACGCCCTAGAATGAGAGAAATTTTTTCGTGTCCTGATTTGCAGCTAGTCTCATATACTATCACTGAAAAAGGTTACTCGCTCCGAGATTCTGAAGGCAAATATTTATCATATGCAGCAAACGACATGAATAACGGGCCGGAAAAATCAACGGGAGCAATGGCAGTTACTACAGCGATGTTATACGAGAGATTTAAGGCCGGAGCTTATCCCCTCGCGCTAGTCTCAATGGATAATGTATCACACAACGGCGAAAAGTTAATGAACAGCGTTATAGAGACCGCCGAGCAATGGCAAAATAAAAAATTTGTCCCGCCTGAGTTCATAGCATATTTAAAGGATTCTGGCAAAATCGCTTTTAACTGGACAATGATAGACAAGATCACGCCCCGCCCGTCCGATGAAGTCGGCAAAATGTTAGGTGATTTAGGCGTTGAGAATATGCAGACGGTCATAACTTCAAAGAAAACATATATAGCTCCGTTCGTGAATGCAGAAGAGCCGCAGTATTTGGTCATTGAAGATAAATTCCCTAACGGCCGCCCCGAATTCGAGAAAGCAGACGCAGGAGTCTATATGACCGACCGCAAGACAGTTAATTTATCAGAAAGAATGAAAGTTACAGCGTGTTTGAATCCTATTCATACGGCACTATGTACTTATGACTGCATGCTGGGCTATAAATTATTTGCTGATGGAATGCACGATAAAGATTTATCGGAATTAGCGCGCCAAGTCGGTTATATCGAGGGACTTCCAGTCGTTGAAGATCCTAAAATTTTATCGCCTAAAAAATTTATTGATGAAGTAATTAATATAAGATTCCCGAATCCATATTTAGGCGACACAAGCGCAAGAATAGCCGTTGATATTTCTCAAATGGTCGGCATAAGATTCGGCGAGACTATAAAAGCTCATATCGCAAAATTCGGCACTGCTGAAAAGTTAAATGCTATTCCCCTTGCAATTGCGGGCTGGCTGAGATATTTACTTGCAGTTGATGACAACAGAGAAAAATTTGAGCTTTCACCCGATCCCATGATTCCGGAACTCACGAGTCAATTATCAAGTATAAAATTTGGCAGGCCTGAAAGTTTTGACTCGCAATTAAGGCCGATTCTAAGCAATGCTAATATTTTCGGCGTTAATCTCTATGAAGCTGGACTCGGTGAAAAAATTGAGTCCATTTTCCGCGATCAGATTTCAGGAGTCGGAGCAGTAAGAGCCGCTCTCAAGAAATATCTATATCAATAAAATAATATGCCGGTTGAGATATTATTCCCAGCCGGTTTAAATCTTTCTTCAATGCTCGAATAAGCAGCAAATCAGTCATTAATCAAACCTGATATATTTTTCTTGAATCTTATATACACTATAAGCATTTGTATTACCTGCGATAAAAATATAGATATCCATATACCCCAGTGGCCGAGTCCTAATAATATAGCCAGTATCAAATTTGCGGGAGGCTGGAAATCTGAAAATTTCTTTACTGTAAGATTTTATCTCGTCTAAATTCTTAGCCCCGTAGCTCCTGCCTATAAGTGCTATTGCTGCCGTCTGAAAGCCTGACCCTATAGAAAAATTTACATTCATTAGGTGCATTCCTATAGCGTAAATTGCCATATCGTATGAACCCATTCTAGCAGCTATTATACTTGCTATAAGAAATCCTACACGAGTCAAAAGATTTTCTCCGGCGACTTTGTACCATTTGTTATGAATTTCGCTCAAAATTTTACGGGTGACTCTGATTCTTGACTCGATTATATACGGCAAATTCACATATAAATTTTTTTGACATGCAAATATCGCACTCACAAATAACGCCGCTACATTCCCTAACACCGTAGCAAGTGCAGCCCCGGCAATCTTCATAGCTGGGAATCCTAAATTACCGTTTATCAGCAAGTAATTAAATATTATATTCACTACGCATGATGTCAAATTCGAGATCATTGTTATTCTTGTCTTGCCGCAGCCCCTCAATGCAGCATTTATCACTAAATATATCAGCTTAAATATTAAGCCGCCTACTACAATCTGAAAATATAAAATCGAGTCATTCAAAGTGTCAGGCTGACCACTGCAGAAAAGCATTATAGGCCGGGCAAAGATAACATAAATTGTGCTGAAAATTACTCCGGCAATAATAGTTATAATCAATCCCGAAAATAATACGCCGTTCGCCCCGTCCCTGTCCTTAGCTCCTAAATGATGGGCAACGAGAACGCTAATTACAGTATTTATTGCAAAGAATAAGCACAAAACAAAATAACGAGGCTGATTTGTAACACTCACAGCAGAAATTGCAGTAAGTCCCATACTTGATACCATTTTAGAGTCGATTATATTTGCGAATGTCGTAGAAATTCCCTCAAACATTGCGGGGACTCCAATTTTCAGAATTTCCCTTGTTCGTTCATTCATGGATAATCCCTCCCAGTATGTAACCTGCTAAATAAATAGCGTCGTCTTCTGTGTATGCAAAACGATTTATAACGATAATTTTTGCGTCATTATAGCCCAGTAAACGCGAATATTTTTCCTGTAATAGCTGCTCATCACGATAAATAAACCTGTCAAAATTTTCCTGCTCGGCCTCGTCATGTTCAGTTAATAAAATCTCGTGAGACTCTAATATTCTATATTCTTGAGAGTTATTAAAGCAGTGAATTTCATAAAAATTTTTTCCGTCAAAACTTTCACCGCTTCCGAGTATCAAGCAATCATCATGAATCTTATACGAGTCAAATAAAATTTTTCCGCGTGAATAA
Above is a genomic segment from Synergistaceae bacterium containing:
- a CDS encoding polysaccharide biosynthesis C-terminal domain-containing protein produces the protein MNERTREILKIGVPAMFEGISTTFANIIDSKMVSSMGLTAISAVSVTNQPRYFVLCLFFAINTVISVLVAHHLGAKDRDGANGVLFSGLIITIIAGVIFSTIYVIFARPIMLFCSGQPDTLNDSILYFQIVVGGLIFKLIYLVINAALRGCGKTRITMISNLTSCVVNIIFNYLLINGNLGFPAMKIAGAALATVLGNVAALFVSAIFACQKNLYVNLPYIIESRIRVTRKILSEIHNKWYKVAGENLLTRVGFLIASIIAARMGSYDMAIYAIGMHLMNVNFSIGSGFQTAAIALIGRSYGAKNLDEIKSYSKEIFRFPASRKFDTGYIIRTRPLGYMDIYIFIAGNTNAYSVYKIQEKYIRFD
- a CDS encoding ROK family transcriptional regulator, with amino-acid sequence MVKSITPAQIRENNHNRIYELIYKQGHKGISQQEISSALNISRPTVAYNLRELQEECLIIQENLQPEPSQSAGRKPIIWAADSEHKIAIGVEILREAVKIIAINLYAEKINYEIIEIEFNNNESYFKYISERVKNFIDSLTLKNASQKILGIGFALQCLVSEDGQTVIYGEILKCTGLKIDVFTKWLDYPCMFVHEPDGAALSELWVSPELRNAIYLSMSVHLGGAIISERRIINGIHRHSATFEHIRAKEDGDLCYCGLHGCFETVCSMTALIGEGKSPDKFFERVRADKLNESKRWRIFLEYLANFITNLHLFIDTKYILGGHLAPYFIDQDVKFLYDKIRENTPFIEGDDYILISKMPSHNITIGAALPYIMKFLKTFGFSN
- a CDS encoding mannitol dehydrogenase family protein; translated protein: MKLNYKGLADKDSWHKAGISLPSYNPEELAAKTRNNPRWVHFGIGNIFRIFIGGIADKLINSGLLDRGITCIETFDYDVVDKIYRPFDNLALAVTLYGDGHTDKRVLGSLSESIKSTERPRMREIFSCPDLQLVSYTITEKGYSLRDSEGKYLSYAANDMNNGPEKSTGAMAVTTAMLYERFKAGAYPLALVSMDNVSHNGEKLMNSVIETAEQWQNKKFVPPEFIAYLKDSGKIAFNWTMIDKITPRPSDEVGKMLGDLGVENMQTVITSKKTYIAPFVNAEEPQYLVIEDKFPNGRPEFEKADAGVYMTDRKTVNLSERMKVTACLNPIHTALCTYDCMLGYKLFADGMHDKDLSELARQVGYIEGLPVVEDPKILSPKKFIDEVINIRFPNPYLGDTSARIAVDISQMVGIRFGETIKAHIAKFGTAEKLNAIPLAIAGWLRYLLAVDDNREKFELSPDPMIPELTSQLSSIKFGRPESFDSQLRPILSNANIFGVNLYEAGLGEKIESIFRDQISGVGAVRAALKKYLYQ
- a CDS encoding ABC transporter permease yields the protein MNENKFLSVFKQNAIWLVFIVEIAIFAYFNPKFLSLANIVNISRQVSYYGIASIGMTFVILIAGIDLSIGSIIALVNVVCAYLMMNMGWNMWLAILISILMAILIGILNGWMVASIGIPAIIATFASQTIFRGVAYLLSGGLPIPGVVLENPTFGFFARWSLNRWELFKSMGNIGLIPICAIIMILCFAAGSFILNKSYFGRYFYAIGGNEEASELSGIRVNRMKYLIYALSGFFAGLAGIVLLSRSGSAQSTAAIGFEFEVITCVVLGGVSVAGGIGKMSGVIAGVLIIGSLKSGMIMMNVSEYTQMVVQGLVLAIAVGVDCFSKKRQVN
- a CDS encoding SDR family oxidoreductase produces the protein MGIIEKMRLDGKKGFVTGAARGIGKCTATAFAEAGADVAIVDMDLETAESTAKEIAASTGRKIIALKCDVTVEEQVQSMVNQVIAELGGLNFCHANAGICINESADKMSYSQWLKVINVNLNSVFLTDTIAGRYMLSHGGGSIINTASMSAHIVNVPQPQCAYNASKAGVIQLTKSLAVEWAKRGVRVNSISPGYIGTDLTLSSEFLKPLIAKWNELSPVGRLGKPEELESICVYLAGDTSTFTTGADFALDGAFTCF
- a CDS encoding sugar ABC transporter substrate-binding protein, translating into MKKFLLALLCAIFVVLPVMAYAADTAKTEGIKASPEFYAKADMSVLKGKKIGITIQSLQNAYWAGVMTALREILTEAGAEFTIVACNDSSATQIGQIENFVSAGCDLIMVHPSDANAVEDACAEARNFGIKVMCWDDPMKNTDGNWILNNTDLGIAIGELAGDFINQHYSTEKKAQVAVIGYPQTVILLERENGIKQGLENKAAGKYEIVASQAALEPNIAQNAMEIILQAHPDCRVVTGIGAGPMIGADEALQIATGGKIPDDMGVFTTDVTKQQLGQLADPTYPAKGIIGFEGSDEDTARACASMYALILGGKLEHKNVFRGVTPITPETVAKIMSGMK
- a CDS encoding alcohol dehydrogenase catalytic domain-containing protein encodes the protein MSELMTQQLMTEPKHITFREVEKPKPGPDQVLVKIKKIGICGSDIHVYHGTHPYTSYPVTQGHEVSGQIVEVGEYVKDLHVGQKITIEPQVFCGRCYPCLHGKYNLCEHLKVMGFQTTGTASDYFAVDSSKVTPIPEDMPYSQGAMLEPLAVTVHAAKRFPDLKGAKVVVLGCGPIGILLVQSLKALGAAQVFATDISDKRLELAKSLGADFAVNTMKEDYAAELVKAFGPDKADVIYECAGTDITMNQAIQNARKGSTIILVAVFGKMANVDLAKLNDSELDLNTSMMYRHEDFVDAIKFVKEGKVQLKPLQSARFAFKDFQKAYEYIDANRETTMKVIIDVDPLEE
- a CDS encoding sugar ABC transporter ATP-binding protein, with the protein product MANNDNDYVLELEHIRKEYPGVIALKDVTLQLRRGEILGLIGENGAGKSTLIKCCSGAVIPTSGKIKINGKEFTRMTPQLAAENGIAIIYQEFNNVGELSAAENMFLGRPILKKNGIIIDRKAMEEEAAKAFEQLNIKINPRTLVKNLSVGYQQMVEIAKAIQQNAQVLIMDEPSAPLTTNEVESMFKVVELLKSRGVSIIYISHRLEEIFRLSDRIEVIRDGEYVDTLITDKDPATIPHQVDELIKLMVGREMTQKYPPREPCIRDEVVLKLEHVYGNGDQDISFEVHAGEVLGLGGLVGAGRTEIAQVIFGAKPKESGKIIFMGKEINPKAPRAAIDHGIALLPEDRKRHGALLTNSIKNNISMPIYERISKGTVINKKREHSIAEGYREDIQIKCPSIHQLVKNLSGGNQQKVILAKWLAAQSKLIIFDEPTRGIDVGAKFEIYKLINDLVEDGVAVLMISSEMEELMGMSDRIIVLAENKVMGELQKNEFNADLIMSYASGVVPDKDKKLVKEAS